The DNA window TCGGCAGCGCCGTCGCCCTCCACCACCGACACGACGGCACGTGGTCCCCGGCCGGTGACCGCGGTCCGCGCCGCGTCGAGCACGAAGCACGTGATGCGCACCTCGGAGAGCGTTCCGGCCGCGAGCCCCGCCTCCACGGCGGCGCCCGCGTCGCCGCAGTGCACGTGCACGGACCAGGTCGCCCCGGCGTCATCGACGTCACCGCCGTCGCTCACGATGACTACCGAGTCGCCGAGGTCGCCGAGCCGTGACCGGAGCGCGTCGATCCGACCGCGATCACTGTCCGACACGAGGTACATCACCTCGTAGTCCTGTCCCGACGCCTCGTGCACGAAGTGCGGCGCCGGGTGCTCGGCGTCCACTGCGCCGGTGCGGCGGGCAGGTGCGGGGGCACGCTCCGGCGCGTGCCCGGTCACCACTTCGACGAGCGCATCGAGGATGACGACCAGTCCGCGACCACCCGCGTCGACCACCCCGGCGGCCGAGAGGACGTCGAGTTGGGCGGGGGTGCGCGAGAGCGCGTCGGCGGCGGCGTCGGCGGCGGTGCGCAGGAGCTGGCACAGTCCCGTGTCCGCCCCGGCCGTGTCGGTGGCACGGGCCGCGGCCTCGAGGACCGTCACGATCGTTCCCGGCATCGGGACGCTCACGGCGTCGAGCGCCAGGTCGGTTGCGTGACGGAACGCCGAGCGCACCGTGTCCACGTCGAGCACCTCGGGGGTCGCCGAGTCCGTGATGCCGCGGGCGAATCCGCGCAGCACCTGCGACAGGATGGCGCCCGAGTTCCCCCGCGCCCCCGACACCGCTCCCCGCGCGAGTGCCCGGGCGACCGACGACGCGGAGCCGGTGGCGGGGGCGTCGACGGCGCGAACCGCGGACCGCATCGTGGCCAGGAGGTTGGTGCCGGTGTCCGCATCCGGGACGGGGAAGACGTTGAGGTCGTTGATCTCGTCGCAGTGCCGCTCGAGACCGGTCACGCACGCGCGGGCCCACCGGTGCAGGGTCGGGCCGTCCACCGTCTCCGGGACCTCGAGCACTCGCCTGTCCTCTCCTGCACCGACCTCGCACGATCACCGGACCGGCACCCGTCACGCGGCCGCCGGTCCTGTCGGCCCAGCCTAGCGGGGACGACGGACAACCCTCCTGTCCTGCGCCCGAACCGTGGAAGGTACGGTCTGTCGAGTCCTTCGACGAGGTTCGGGGTGCCCTTTTCCGTCACGACCATGGTGATTTGGCCATTCGAGGCGGGAGCGGTTACCCTTGCTAGGTTGCCTCGCACGAGCAGCTCAGCTGTGCGTGTTCGAAGGCGCCGCAACAAGACAATGTTTGACTATCACAAGGAGTTCGCGACTATGGCTGCCGTCTGCGACGTTTGCGCCAAGGGCCCCGGCTTCGGTAAGTCGGTCTCGCACTCGCACCGGCGTACCAACCGTCGCTGGAACCCGAACATCCAGACCGTTCGTGCCGAGGTTGCCCCGGGCAACACCAAGAAGCTGAACGTCTGCACCTCCTGCCTCAAGGCCGGCAAGGTCGTCCGCGGCTGAGACGCCGTCCCGGACAGTTCTCGACTGGACCCCCGACACCGAAGTGTCGGGGGTCCAGTCGTTTTCGGCTCGGTGCGCGAGACAGTCGCGGTGGATGGGACAGCACTGGCGTCCTCCCCGCGCGTGGCGACTACTGTGCTCCACGTGACTGCAACAGACGCACCCAGCAATGTCCGGATCGAGGACGGTGTTCTGCGCGTGGCCGTGGCCACCGCCGCGAACGGAACCTCGCTCGACATCGAGGGCATCACTCAGGCCACCGCGGCCCTGCGCGAGGCGGGCGACGACGTGCGCGCCGTGCTTCTCGTCGGTGACGGCGCGAACTTCTGCGCCGGCGGCAACGTGCGGGCCTTCGCGTCGGCGGAGAACCGCGGCGAGTTCGTCGGCGAGATCGCGCGCGCGTTCCACGAGTTCGTCCGCGCCCTGGACGAGACGTCCGCGCCGGTGGTGGCGGCCGTCCACGGTTGGGCGGCCGGCGCCGGTATGTCCATCGTGTGCCTGGCCGACATCGCGATCGGCGGGACCTCCACCAAGCTGCGGCCGGCGTACCCGTCGATCGGCTTCACCCCGGACGGCGGCATGTCGTGGACTCTGCCCAGGATCGTCGGGGCGTCGCGGGCCCGCGAGATCCTGCTCACCGACGCCGTTCTCAACAGCGACGAGGCGTGCCGCTTGGGTCTGCTGAGTCGCCTGGTCGAGGACGACCAGGTCCAGGACGAGGCCCTGCGGCTCGCGCGCATGCTCGCCGCCGGTCCGACCGCCTCCTACGCGGGCATCAAGGCCCTGTTCGTGAGCAGCCGCACCAACACGCTGTCGGAACAGCTCGACGCCGAGACCGCCTCCATCTCCGCCGCGGCGGACGGAGCGACCGGACGTGAGGGCGTCGACGCCTTCGTCGAGAAGCGTCGTCCCGACTTCTCCTCGGTCCGCGACGCCTAGTCCCGAACCCTCGTGCCCCGGTCGCCGGTCCGGACTCCACCGTCCCGGCGACCGGGCACGCACGTCCTCAGGGCAGACGCCAGTCCACCGGGTCCGCACCGAGTTCCGTCAGGAGCGCGTTGGCGCGGCTGAAGGGCCGGGACCCGAAGAACCCACGTGACGCCGACAACGGCGAGGGGTGCGCCGATTCCACGGTGGGGACATCACCCAGCATCGGTTTCAGGGTGGCCGCATCGCGGCCCCACAGGATCGCCACCATCGGCGTCCCGCGCTCGACGAGCGCGCGAATCGCCTGCTCGGTGACGGCCTCCCAGCCCTTGCGACGATGCGATCCGGCCTCCCCCGGCGCGACGGTGAGCACCCGGTTGAGCAACAGGACGCCGTTCTCGGTCCACGGGGTGAGATCACCGTTCGAGGGGGTCGGGTAGCCGAGGTCCCGGCTGTACTCGGCGAAGATGTTGTTCAGGCTCCGCGGCACGGGCCGCACGTCCGGCGCGACCGAAAAGCTCAGCCCCACAGCGTGTCCCGGAGTCGGATACGGATCCTGGCCGACGATCAGCACACGCACGTCCTCGAAGGGTTGCGTGAAGGCGCGCAGCACGTCGGCGCCTGCCGGCAGGTACCGGCGTCCTGCCGCGACCTCGGCCCGCAGGAAGTCGCCCATCTCGGCGATCCGCCCCTCGACGGGCGCCAGGGCCTTGGCCCAGCCCGGATCGATCAGGTCGACCAATTCCTTCGTCACCATCAGTCGAGCCTGCGCAGCGCGTCGCGGTAGTACGCGGCGTTGGCCTGGTACAGCTTCACGTTGAGGTCGAGATGACCCTCGGGGACCTCGTAGCCCTCCCGCACCTTGGCCGGCACCCCGAGCGCCATGCTGCGCGGCGGCACCTCGAACTTGAACGGGACCACGGCACCGGCGCCGACGATCGACCCCGCGCCCACGACCGAACCGTTGAGCACCACGGAGCCGGACGCGATGAGGCAGTGGTCGCCGATCGTGGCGCCCTCGATGTGGGCATTGTGGCCCACCACGCAGCCTGCCCCGATGACGGTGGCGTCGATCGACGTGCAGTGGACGATCGTGCCGTCCTGGATGTTGGTGCCGTCGCCCACGCTGATCGTGCCGTAGTCGCCGCGCAGTACCGCCTGGGGCCACACCGACGCGCCCGCTCCGAGCGTGACCGCACCGATCACGACGGCGTCGGGGTGGACGTAGGCGTCCGGCGCGATGTCCGGCTCGCGATCACCGAGTGCATAGATAGCCATGTCTGCAACCTATCCCGCGTCGAAGCTCTGCCAGCCGCCGGACGCCGCCCAGTCCCGTCCGTCGACCAGAACCCCCGGCGCATCCTCCCCCGACACGACGTCCCCGATCACGGTCCATCCCGCGGGCAGTTCGGTCTCCGGCGCGAACGTCGCCACCAGCGCGTGATCCTCGCCACCGGTCAGGATCCACTCCCACGGATCGATGTGCAGCACCTCGCCCGCGGCCTCCAGTAGCGGGTCGCCGCCGAAGAGTCGGCGGTCGATCCGGATCCGGACCTCCGACGCCTCCGCGATGTGGCGCAGGTCCGCGACGAGGCCGTCGGAGATGTCGGTCATGGCGTGGGCGCCGGCACGGGCGGCGTCCACACCCGCCGTGTACGGGGGCGACGGCACACGGTGCGCATCGATCAGCGGAGCGGACGAGGGATCGGTGCCGGCATGCGCGGTCGACAGGAACGCCAGACCCGCGGCCGAGTGCCCCAGCGTTCCCGCGACGGCGACGACGTCACCGGCGCGGGCGCCCGAGCGGAGCACCGGTGCGCGGCCCTCGAGGTCGCCGAGCACGGTCACCGACACCACGACGGCGGCGGACTGCACGAGGTCTCCACCGACCACGCCGGCATCGAGCGCCTCCGCCGCGAGCCCGATGCCGTCCGAGATGCCCGAGGCCACCGACACGGGGGTGTCGGGCGGGCAGCCCAACGACACCAGGAAGGCGGTCGGCCGGCCGCCCATCGCGGCGATGTCGGCACCGTTCTGCGCCACAGCCTTCCGGCCGACCTGTTCGGGCGTGGACCAGTCCAGCCGGAAGTGCCGGCCCTCGACGAGCATGTCCGCCGACACCGCGACGCGGCCGTCGGCGGCCCGTACCACCGCGGCGTCGTCGCCGGGCCCGAGAAGTGTCGTGGGCGGTTGCCGCCGCCGCTCGACCGCGCGGCCGATCACCGCGAACTCGCCGAGTTCGGCAACGGTGGGGTCGGCCTGGTACCGCCCGGTGCGCGGGGTGTCGATGATCGTCCTCCGAAGTATCGTTCGAATGCGTCGTTCCGGCCGGTCGCGCCAGGTCACACGTTCGGACTGGCATCGCGACTGGGGTACCTTTTAATTTGCGGCCGGACATCCCGGTACGGGTCTGCCCGCGGTCCCGGAGACACTACCGAGACGGCGGTGACTCTACCGAGACGACGGCGCACGACGACGGGAAGGGATGGACCCGTGGCGCAGGCATTCGTGCTGATCCAGACCGAGGTCGGGAAGGCCGCCGCGGTCGCAGCGACGCTGTCCCGGATCCCGGGCGTCGCCTCCGCCGAGGACGTGCGGGGACCCTACGACGTGATCGCCCGAGTGGGCGCCCCCGTCGAGTCGGGCCTGTCCGACGTCGTCGACGACATGAAGAAGGTGCCGGGCATCACCCGGATCCTGACCTGCCAGATCGCGGCTCCGGCCGCGCCGACCGAGAACTGAGATGTCCGAACCCGAACCGCATGCCCCCGCAGCTTCCGAAACCGAACCCACCGAGAAGCGCCACCCGGCGCTGATCGCGACGGCAGTGGCACTGCCCGTCGCGCTGGTCGTGGGCGTGATCGCCGCCGCCGCGATCGCGAACCGCTCCCCCGCCAAGGAGGATGTCGGTCTCGGCCCCGTCGAGGCGCCCGCCGCGCAGTCCAGCGAGTGCACGACGCTCATGTCCGACCTGCCCGAGAGCCTCGGCGACTACACCCGCGCCCAGTTGCGGGATCCGGCGCCCGAGGCGACCGCGGCATGGCAACCGGCCGAGGGCGATCCCGTGGTGATGCGGTGCGGGCTGCCGCGACCGCCCGAGTTCGACCAGGCGTCGCCGCTCAGCGTCGTGGACGGCGTGCAGTGGTTCGAGATCTCCGGCGCCGCGCAGGGCATCGAGGCCAGCACGTGGTACGCGGTCGACCGCGGGGTCTACGTCGCGGTCACCGTCCCCAACGGGTCCGGTCCCACGCCGCTGCAGGACGCGTCCGCGGCGGTGTCGAAGGCGCTGCCTCCGCAGCCGCTCGACCCGGCGCCGATCTCCAACCCCTGAGTCCGACGCAGCCCGGCCTCGCGCGGCCCGGTGTCAGCGCAGTCCGGTGCCCCGGGCCAGCGCGGTGTCGACCAGTGTGGACACCAGCTCGGCGTACTCGACACCCGCCGCCTGCCACATGCGCGGGAACATCGAGATCGACGTGAAGCCGGGCATCGTGTTGATCTCGTTGATCACCGGGCCGTCGGCGGTGACGAAGAAGTCGACCCGCGCCAGGCCCTGGCAGTCGAGCGCTCGGAAGGCCCGCACCGCGAGCGCGCGGATCTGTTCGCTGACGCTGTCGTCGAGGTCGGCGGGGACGTCGAACTCACACACGTCGTCCAGGTACTTGGTGTCGAAGTCGTAGAAGGCCGACTCGTCGCCCGCCGCGTCGGGCATCCGGATCTCGGCCACGACGCTCGCCCGGACGTCGCCGTCGGGGAACTCGAGGACCCCGCACTCGACCTCGCGTCCGACGACGCCGGACTCGACGATCACCTTGGGGTCGTGCTCGCGTGCGTGCGCGACCGCCGCGTCGAAGTCGGCCCAGTCGGCCACCCGCGTGATGCCGATCGACGAACCGCCCCGGGCGGGTTTGACGAAGACGGGAAGGCCCAGCTGCTGCTTCTGTTCCTCGGTGAGGCCCGCAGTGCCCGGCCGCAACACCACCTGGAAGCCGACCGGGAGGCCCTCGGCGGCCAGCAGTTTCTTCGTGAACTCCTTGTCCATTCCGGCCGCGCTGGCCAGGACACCGGGACCGACGTACGGGATGCCGGCCAGCTCCAGCAGTCCCTGGATGGTGCCGTCCTCGCCGTACGCGCCGTGCAGTACCGGGAACACGACGTCGACCGAGGCGAGCGCCTGCCCGGCCCGGGACTCGTCGAGCGCGACGAGCGCACCGGCCCGCGTGGGGTCGGCCGTCAGCGCCAGCGCCGTCCCGTCCGCGTCGACCGTCGGCATCGAGCGATCCTTGATCGCGAGGGCGGCGGGATCGGCGGACCCCAGTACCCACGCACCGTCCGTCGTGATCCCGATCGGTACCACCTCGTAGCGGTCCGGGTCGAGGTTCCTCAGGACGCTGCCGGCGGATACACAGGACACGGAATGCTCGTTGCTGCGGCCGCCGAAGACGACGGCGACCCTGGTACGCGGATTGTTCACGCCCCAAACCGTACCGTCGCCGGCTTCGACCGTCCGCACCGCCCGAGCCGCCGGATCGCGCTGCCGCGGGCCGTCACTCCGGCTTGACGCGGCGTCCCAGCAACATACCGACCGCGTCGCGTACGGCCATTCCTTCGTGACACACACGGTGGACGGCGTCCGTGAGCGGCATCTCGACGCCGTGCGCGGCGGCGAGCGCGCGCACCGAGGTGCAGGATTTGACGCCCTCCGCCACCTGTCCGTTCGTCGCGGCCTGGGCGCTCTCGAGGGATCCGCCGCGGCCGAGCCGCTCCCCGAAGGACCGGTTCCGGGACAGCGGCGAGGTGCACGTGGCGACCAGGTCGCCGACGCCCGCCAGACCCGCCAGTGTCGCCGCGTTCGCGCCCAGCGCGACACCCAGTCGGATGATCTCCGCGAGGCCGCGGGTGATGAGACTCGCGATCGTGTTCTCGCCCAGCCCGATCCCGGACGCCATACCGCACGCGAGCGCGATGACGTTCTTGCACGCACCGCCGACCTCGCAGCCGATCACGTCCGTGTTGGTGTACGGACGGAAATATCCTGTCGCGCAAGACTTCTGAATCTCGATGGCGCGCGCCTCGTCGGTGCAGGCGACCACGGTGGCGGCCGGCTGGCCCAGCGCGATCTCCCCGGCGAGGTTGGGGCCCGACAGCACCGCCACCCGCGCGGGATCGACCGCGGCCACCTGGGAGATCACCTCACTCATCCGCAGCAGCGTCACGCTCTCGATGCCCTTGGCGAGGCTCAGCAACGTGGCGTCCGGACCGATCGCGGCCGACCAGTGCTCGAGGTTGCCGCGCAACGACTGCGACGGCACCGCCAGTACGACGATGTCGGCGCCGTCGAGCGCCTGTTCGTGGTCGGTCGTCGCGTGTACCGCTGTCGGCAGCACGATTCCCGGCAGGTAGTCCGGATTCTCGTGGCGGGTGGCGACACTGTCGGCGACCTCCGCGCGGCGCGCCCACAGCGTGACATCCGTCCCCGCATCGGCGAGCACCTTGGCGAACGCCGTGCCCCACGAACCAGCCCCCAGCACTGCCGCCTTGCTCACGCTGCCCCTCCGTTCCGCGCTCGTCACTCGTGTCGTCACCACTCACACACCGCCGCGCGTCGACCTGCCCGCTCCGCCGACGGCACCAGAACACGATATCTCTCCGCGCCCCTCCGGCTGCCCGTCCCCGACTCGACGCGGCTGCTGGCAAGATTGCGCGCGTGGACGCGCAACACCGATCCGAGCGACCGGTGCACGCCCATGTCCTGATCGCGGTGAAGGAACTCCGCCTCGCGAAGTCCCGGCTCGCCGACCACCTGTCCGCCACCGACCGCGCCGACCTCGTCGCCGCGATGCTCCACGACACTCTGGCCACGCTCGTCGACGCCGGCTTCGGTGCCGCTGCGGGCTCCGGCGTCACGGTCGTCACGCCGGACCCGGCGGTGGCCGCGATCGCCGAACGCCACGGCGTCCGGCACTGGCCGGATCCGGAGCCCGCACGGACCGGCGACGACGGGCTCAACGCGGCGTTGGCGGCAGCCGAGGCCGGCGTGGGATTCGCGGCCGGCGCGCCGGATCTCGTCGCGCTGCAGGCGGACCTGCCGGCCCTGCGCCCCGAGGAACTGCTCGACGCGCTCGGAGCCGCGCGGCGCGCCGGGCGTGCGATCGTCGTGGACCACACCGGCAGCGGCACCGCCGCGCTCTTCGCGTGCGGGCCCGGACGCACCCTCGAGCCGCGGTTCGGAACGGATTCGGCGGCCCGCCACATCGCGTCCGGAGCCAAGGTGCTCGAGGGTGACTGGCCGGGACTGCGCCAGGACGTCGACACCGTCGCCGATCTCACGGCCGCCACCCGGCTCGGGCTCGGGCCCTCGACGCGAGCAGTTCTCGAACGGATCACGTGTCTGCCCGGTGTCGCACGACGGTCCTCGCCGTGAACTGCGTGTGATCGATTGTCGCGCCTCCGATTCTCGAGGGATGATCGAGGAGTGAGCAACGGGAGAGCACTCGAATCACGTACAGACACCGCCCGTCCGTCGGAAGACGGCGTCGGCACCGACCGGAAGGTTCCCGCCGGTGGCGGTGACGGCGGCGTCCGCCCGAGCATTCCCACCGCCCCGCCCGCCGCGACGCCGACCGGCCCGGAGGACGGCGGACTGCCGCGCGATCGCTATCTCAATCGCGAACTCAGTTGGCTCGACTTCAACTCGCGGGTGCTGGCGCTGGCCGAGGACACGTCGCTGCCCCTTCTCGAACGCGCGAAGTTCCTGGCGATCTTCGCGTCGAACCTCGACGAGTTCTACATGGTCCGGGTCGCGGGCCTCAAGCGTCGAGACGAAACCGGGCTGTCCGTCCGGTCTGCGGACGGCCTGTCCCCGCGCGAGCAGCTGGCACTGATCGGCAAACGGACACAAGAGATCTCCGACAAGCACGCCCGAGTGTTCCTCGACTCCGTCCGCCCCGCACTGGCCGCCGAGGGCATCTCGATCATCGGGTGGGCGGACCTCGACGGTGAGGAACGTCGTCGTCTGTCGGACCAC is part of the Rhodococcus sp. SGAir0479 genome and encodes:
- a CDS encoding Lrp/AsnC ligand binding domain-containing protein, producing the protein MAQAFVLIQTEVGKAAAVAATLSRIPGVASAEDVRGPYDVIARVGAPVESGLSDVVDDMKKVPGITRILTCQIAAPAAPTEN
- a CDS encoding D-alanine--D-alanine ligase family protein; the protein is MNNPRTRVAVVFGGRSNEHSVSCVSAGSVLRNLDPDRYEVVPIGITTDGAWVLGSADPAALAIKDRSMPTVDADGTALALTADPTRAGALVALDESRAGQALASVDVVFPVLHGAYGEDGTIQGLLELAGIPYVGPGVLASAAGMDKEFTKKLLAAEGLPVGFQVVLRPGTAGLTEEQKQQLGLPVFVKPARGGSSIGITRVADWADFDAAVAHAREHDPKVIVESGVVGREVECGVLEFPDGDVRASVVAEIRMPDAAGDESAFYDFDTKYLDDVCEFDVPADLDDSVSEQIRALAVRAFRALDCQGLARVDFFVTADGPVINEINTMPGFTSISMFPRMWQAAGVEYAELVSTLVDTALARGTGLR
- a CDS encoding DAK2 domain-containing protein produces the protein MLEVPETVDGPTLHRWARACVTGLERHCDEINDLNVFPVPDADTGTNLLATMRSAVRAVDAPATGSASSVARALARGAVSGARGNSGAILSQVLRGFARGITDSATPEVLDVDTVRSAFRHATDLALDAVSVPMPGTIVTVLEAAARATDTAGADTGLCQLLRTAADAAADALSRTPAQLDVLSAAGVVDAGGRGLVVILDALVEVVTGHAPERAPAPARRTGAVDAEHPAPHFVHEASGQDYEVMYLVSDSDRGRIDALRSRLGDLGDSVVIVSDGGDVDDAGATWSVHVHCGDAGAAVEAGLAAGTLSEVRITCFVLDAARTAVTGRGPRAVVSVVEGDGAADLFAAEGAHVLRADGGLSRTRLLAAIRGTGRREVLVLPNGALPAQDLVAVGAQARADGREVVFLPSSSTVQALAALAVHDPGRIAVDDAFSMSEAAAATRWGSLRIAEQRALTYVGTCEPGDCLGLVGHEVVVIEPDVATAGCRLVDLVLGAGGELVTILLGAKASEELGARVEAYIAARHPGVEVMVYRGGQSRDLLQFGVE
- a CDS encoding DUF3515 domain-containing protein; amino-acid sequence: MSEPEPHAPAASETEPTEKRHPALIATAVALPVALVVGVIAAAAIANRSPAKEDVGLGPVEAPAAQSSECTTLMSDLPESLGDYTRAQLRDPAPEATAAWQPAEGDPVVMRCGLPRPPEFDQASPLSVVDGVQWFEISGAAQGIEASTWYAVDRGVYVAVTVPNGSGPTPLQDASAAVSKALPPQPLDPAPISNP
- the rpmB gene encoding 50S ribosomal protein L28 — translated: MAAVCDVCAKGPGFGKSVSHSHRRTNRRWNPNIQTVRAEVAPGNTKKLNVCTSCLKAGKVVRG
- the cofC gene encoding 2-phospho-L-lactate guanylyltransferase produces the protein MDAQHRSERPVHAHVLIAVKELRLAKSRLADHLSATDRADLVAAMLHDTLATLVDAGFGAAAGSGVTVVTPDPAVAAIAERHGVRHWPDPEPARTGDDGLNAALAAAEAGVGFAAGAPDLVALQADLPALRPEELLDALGAARRAGRAIVVDHTGSGTAALFACGPGRTLEPRFGTDSAARHIASGAKVLEGDWPGLRQDVDTVADLTAATRLGLGPSTRAVLERITCLPGVARRSSP
- a CDS encoding uracil-DNA glycosylase, giving the protein MVTKELVDLIDPGWAKALAPVEGRIAEMGDFLRAEVAAGRRYLPAGADVLRAFTQPFEDVRVLIVGQDPYPTPGHAVGLSFSVAPDVRPVPRSLNNIFAEYSRDLGYPTPSNGDLTPWTENGVLLLNRVLTVAPGEAGSHRRKGWEAVTEQAIRALVERGTPMVAILWGRDAATLKPMLGDVPTVESAHPSPLSASRGFFGSRPFSRANALLTELGADPVDWRLP
- a CDS encoding thiamine-phosphate kinase, whose amino-acid sequence is MIGRAVERRRQPPTTLLGPGDDAAVVRAADGRVAVSADMLVEGRHFRLDWSTPEQVGRKAVAQNGADIAAMGGRPTAFLVSLGCPPDTPVSVASGISDGIGLAAEALDAGVVGGDLVQSAAVVVSVTVLGDLEGRAPVLRSGARAGDVVAVAGTLGHSAAGLAFLSTAHAGTDPSSAPLIDAHRVPSPPYTAGVDAARAGAHAMTDISDGLVADLRHIAEASEVRIRIDRRLFGGDPLLEAAGEVLHIDPWEWILTGGEDHALVATFAPETELPAGWTVIGDVVSGEDAPGVLVDGRDWAASGGWQSFDAG
- a CDS encoding enoyl-CoA hydratase/isomerase family protein is translated as MTATDAPSNVRIEDGVLRVAVATAANGTSLDIEGITQATAALREAGDDVRAVLLVGDGANFCAGGNVRAFASAENRGEFVGEIARAFHEFVRALDETSAPVVAAVHGWAAGAGMSIVCLADIAIGGTSTKLRPAYPSIGFTPDGGMSWTLPRIVGASRAREILLTDAVLNSDEACRLGLLSRLVEDDQVQDEALRLARMLAAGPTASYAGIKALFVSSRTNTLSEQLDAETASISAAADGATGREGVDAFVEKRRPDFSSVRDA
- a CDS encoding gamma carbonic anhydrase family protein, with amino-acid sequence MAIYALGDREPDIAPDAYVHPDAVVIGAVTLGAGASVWPQAVLRGDYGTISVGDGTNIQDGTIVHCTSIDATVIGAGCVVGHNAHIEGATIGDHCLIASGSVVLNGSVVGAGSIVGAGAVVPFKFEVPPRSMALGVPAKVREGYEVPEGHLDLNVKLYQANAAYYRDALRRLD
- a CDS encoding NAD(P)H-dependent glycerol-3-phosphate dehydrogenase, coding for MSKAAVLGAGSWGTAFAKVLADAGTDVTLWARRAEVADSVATRHENPDYLPGIVLPTAVHATTDHEQALDGADIVVLAVPSQSLRGNLEHWSAAIGPDATLLSLAKGIESVTLLRMSEVISQVAAVDPARVAVLSGPNLAGEIALGQPAATVVACTDEARAIEIQKSCATGYFRPYTNTDVIGCEVGGACKNVIALACGMASGIGLGENTIASLITRGLAEIIRLGVALGANAATLAGLAGVGDLVATCTSPLSRNRSFGERLGRGGSLESAQAATNGQVAEGVKSCTSVRALAAAHGVEMPLTDAVHRVCHEGMAVRDAVGMLLGRRVKPE